A single genomic interval of Mycolicibacterium holsaticum DSM 44478 = JCM 12374 harbors:
- a CDS encoding alpha/beta hydrolase family protein, with product MPAPLGNLLRPFERTGRFYAQSWRDYLAPSDSALPIARPTVALASHAFRDELVLLGLRAQRPLSDPEQFERITGEVVEAIDFYRRKGWLDEPEGFFSAPPPLTDVSVNKVKDRRHSHLRLAFDSGYAPHPGEPGAERYLSYSGNNRVFGLMLRHPEPRPWLVCIHGAEMGRAAVDLTLFRAHWLHRDLGLNVVLPVQPMHGPRARGLPKRAVFPGEDVLDDVHAAAQSVWDVRRLLSWIRREEPESKIGLNSISLGGYIAALVASLEDGLTCAILGVPVADLVELLGRHAGLQRDDPRRKTVELAAPIGQMISPLSLSPRVPMQGRFIYAGVADRLIHPRRQIERLWEHWGRPEIVWYRGGHTGFFQSRPVQQFVGAAVRQSGLSG from the coding sequence GGGCAACCTGCTGCGACCGTTCGAGCGCACCGGCCGCTTCTACGCCCAGTCCTGGCGGGACTACCTCGCCCCTTCCGACAGCGCGCTGCCCATCGCGCGCCCCACCGTCGCACTGGCCTCACACGCGTTTCGTGACGAGCTCGTCCTGCTCGGACTACGCGCCCAACGGCCGCTGAGTGATCCTGAACAGTTCGAGCGCATCACCGGCGAGGTCGTCGAAGCCATCGACTTCTACCGCCGCAAGGGCTGGCTGGACGAGCCCGAAGGCTTTTTCAGCGCGCCTCCCCCGCTCACCGACGTCTCCGTCAACAAAGTCAAGGACCGCAGGCACTCACATCTGCGGCTGGCGTTCGACAGCGGCTATGCACCCCATCCCGGCGAACCTGGTGCCGAGCGCTACCTGAGCTACTCGGGCAACAACCGGGTTTTCGGTTTGATGCTGCGTCATCCTGAGCCCCGGCCCTGGCTGGTCTGTATTCACGGCGCTGAAATGGGCCGTGCCGCAGTGGATCTCACGCTGTTCCGTGCGCACTGGCTCCACCGGGATCTCGGCCTGAACGTGGTGCTGCCGGTTCAGCCGATGCACGGTCCGCGGGCGCGCGGGCTGCCCAAGCGGGCGGTCTTTCCCGGCGAGGATGTTCTTGACGACGTGCACGCCGCCGCCCAGTCGGTGTGGGATGTCCGTCGGCTGTTGTCCTGGATCCGCCGCGAGGAGCCCGAATCGAAGATCGGGCTGAACAGCATCTCGCTCGGCGGCTACATCGCGGCGCTGGTGGCCAGCCTGGAGGACGGCCTGACGTGCGCGATCCTCGGCGTGCCCGTCGCCGATCTGGTGGAACTGCTGGGCCGGCACGCTGGCCTTCAGCGCGACGACCCGCGACGCAAGACCGTCGAGCTCGCCGCGCCGATCGGGCAGATGATCTCCCCGCTGTCCCTGTCTCCGCGGGTGCCCATGCAGGGCCGGTTCATCTATGCCGGCGTGGCCGACCGGTTGATCCACCCGCGCCGCCAGATCGAACGCCTGTGGGAGCACTGGGGCCGACCCGAGATCGTCTGGTACCGCGGCGGGCACACCGGGTTCTTCCAATCCCGGCCGGTGCAGCAGTTCGTCGGCGCCGCCGTGCGCCAGTCCGGTCTGAGCGGTTGA
- a CDS encoding fatty acyl-AMP ligase gives MSRFTEKMYRNARTVTTGMVTGEPYEPVRHTWGEVHERARRIAGGLAQAGIGLGDAVGVLAGFPVEIAPTAQGLWMRGASLTMLHQPTPRTDLAIWAEDTMTVIGMIEAKAVIVSEPFLVAIPVLEEKGIKVLTVGDLLACEPIDPVDVGEDDLALMQLTSGSTGSPKAVQITHRNIYSNAEAMFIGAEYDVEKDVMVSWLPCFHDMGMVGFLTIPMYFGAELVKVTPMDFLRDTLLWAKLIDKYKGTMTAAPNFAYALFAKRLRRQAKPGEFDLSTLRFALSGAEPVEPADVEDLLDAGKPFGLQPQAILPAYGMAETTLAVSFSPCGAGLVVDEVDADLLAALRRAVPATKGNTRRLATLGPLLRDLEARVIDEHGNVMPPRGVGVIELRGECVTPGYITMGGFIPAQDEHGWYDTGDLGYITEEGNVVVCGRVKDVIIMAGRNIYPTDIERAAGRVDGVRPGCAVAVRLDAGHSRETFAVAVESNAWQDPVEVRRIEHQVAHEVVAEVDVRPRNVVVLGPGTIPKTPSGKLRRSTSVSLVT, from the coding sequence GTGAGCCGATTCACCGAGAAGATGTATCGCAACGCTCGTACGGTCACGACGGGCATGGTCACCGGTGAACCGTACGAACCTGTCCGGCACACCTGGGGTGAGGTTCACGAGCGGGCCCGTCGCATCGCGGGTGGGCTGGCCCAGGCCGGTATCGGCCTCGGCGACGCGGTCGGCGTGCTGGCCGGCTTCCCGGTGGAGATCGCCCCGACCGCGCAGGGGCTGTGGATGCGCGGCGCCAGCCTGACCATGCTGCACCAGCCCACCCCGCGCACGGACCTGGCGATCTGGGCCGAGGACACGATGACCGTCATCGGGATGATCGAGGCCAAGGCCGTGATCGTGTCGGAGCCGTTCCTGGTCGCGATCCCGGTGCTGGAGGAGAAGGGCATCAAGGTCCTGACCGTCGGCGACCTGCTGGCCTGCGAGCCCATCGACCCGGTCGACGTCGGCGAGGACGACCTGGCGCTGATGCAGTTGACGAGCGGCTCGACTGGGTCTCCTAAAGCCGTGCAGATCACCCACCGCAACATCTACTCCAACGCCGAGGCGATGTTCATCGGCGCCGAGTACGACGTCGAGAAGGACGTCATGGTCAGCTGGCTGCCCTGCTTCCACGACATGGGCATGGTCGGCTTCCTCACCATCCCGATGTATTTCGGCGCCGAGCTGGTCAAGGTCACGCCGATGGACTTCCTGCGCGACACCCTGCTGTGGGCCAAGCTCATCGACAAGTACAAGGGCACGATGACCGCTGCGCCGAACTTCGCCTACGCGCTGTTCGCCAAGCGGCTGCGCAGGCAGGCCAAGCCGGGCGAATTCGACCTGTCGACGCTGCGGTTCGCGCTGTCGGGCGCTGAGCCCGTCGAGCCCGCCGACGTCGAGGACCTGCTCGATGCGGGCAAGCCGTTCGGTCTGCAGCCCCAGGCCATCCTGCCGGCGTACGGCATGGCCGAGACGACGCTGGCGGTGTCGTTCTCCCCGTGCGGTGCGGGCCTCGTGGTCGACGAGGTCGACGCGGACCTGCTGGCCGCGCTGCGCCGCGCCGTGCCCGCCACCAAGGGCAACACCCGCCGGCTGGCCACGCTGGGCCCGCTGCTGCGGGACCTGGAAGCCCGCGTGATCGACGAGCACGGCAACGTGATGCCCCCGCGCGGTGTCGGCGTGATCGAACTGCGCGGTGAATGCGTGACGCCCGGTTACATCACCATGGGCGGCTTCATCCCGGCTCAAGACGAGCACGGCTGGTATGACACCGGCGACCTGGGCTACATCACTGAAGAGGGCAACGTCGTGGTGTGCGGTCGCGTCAAGGACGTCATCATCATGGCGGGCCGCAACATCTATCCCACCGACATCGAGCGCGCCGCCGGCCGCGTCGACGGTGTGCGCCCCGGCTGCGCCGTCGCGGTGCGCCTGGACGCCGGGCACTCGCGCGAGACGTTCGCCGTCGCGGTGGAGTCCAACGCCTGGCAGGACCCCGTCGAGGTGCGCCGCATCGAGCACCAGGTCGCCCACGAGGTGGTGGCCGAGGTCGACGTGCGGCCCCGCAACGTCGTCGTGCTGGGCCCGGGCACCATTCCGAAGACGCCCTCGGGCAAGCTGCGCCGCTCCACGTCGGTCTCCCTGGTCACCTAA
- a CDS encoding serine/threonine-protein kinase, with the protein MLSPGDRFERYVVDAVLGHGGYATVYLVHDAATPQPAALKILDAGHRHQAQVARLRREFELAHRLDHPHIVRVFERGSGWLTMEVVDGGGVATLTETADRLAALSQIADALDYTHNRAVVHCDVKPANIRVGSDPDHLRAVLIDFGTAHSMTDDIGRRPTQAEVSLPYSAPELITGHAPTSATDEYALACTAVELITGAPPFTDDSSIGLIRAHLYRSPPRWSREIRWLPRVFDTIMAKAMAKEPTDRYQSCRELVSLLTRALH; encoded by the coding sequence GTGCTGTCCCCCGGCGACCGGTTCGAACGCTATGTCGTCGACGCGGTGCTCGGCCACGGCGGGTACGCGACGGTGTACCTGGTGCACGACGCGGCCACCCCGCAGCCCGCGGCGCTGAAGATCCTCGACGCCGGGCACCGCCATCAGGCCCAGGTCGCCCGTCTGCGGCGCGAGTTCGAGCTCGCACACCGGCTGGACCATCCGCACATCGTGCGGGTGTTCGAGCGTGGCTCCGGTTGGCTGACAATGGAAGTCGTCGACGGCGGCGGGGTGGCCACCCTGACCGAGACGGCTGACCGGCTTGCCGCGCTGAGCCAGATCGCCGACGCCCTGGATTACACGCACAACCGCGCGGTCGTGCACTGTGACGTCAAACCGGCCAACATCCGGGTCGGTTCGGACCCCGATCACCTGCGTGCGGTGCTCATCGACTTCGGGACGGCGCACTCGATGACCGACGACATCGGGCGTCGCCCCACCCAGGCCGAAGTGTCGCTGCCGTATTCGGCGCCCGAACTGATCACCGGTCACGCCCCGACGTCGGCCACCGACGAATACGCGCTGGCCTGCACCGCCGTTGAACTGATCACCGGCGCGCCGCCGTTCACCGACGACTCCAGCATCGGGTTGATCCGCGCGCACCTGTACCGTTCACCGCCGCGGTGGTCACGCGAAATCCGCTGGCTGCCAAGAGTGTTCGACACGATCATGGCCAAAGCGATGGCCAAGGAGCCGACCGATCGCTATCAGTCCTGCCGGGAGCTCGTTTCGCTGCTCACCCGGGCACTGCACTAG
- a CDS encoding 4-(cytidine 5'-diphospho)-2-C-methyl-D-erythritol kinase: MPAWNGNIASEWVPTGSVTVRVPGKVNLYLGVGDVRDDGYHELTTVFHAVSLLDEVTVRNADVLSLEMSGEGVDSLPADERNLAWQAAELMADHVGRAPDVAIAIEKSIPVAGGMAGGSADAAAVLVGINTLWELGVPRRDLHALAAQLGSDVPFALHGGTALGTGRGEELATVLARNTFHWVLAFADGGLSTPAVFAEIDRMRDTGAKRAHPPRLDDPEPVLAALASGDPKTLAPLLGNDLQPAALSLDPALARTLAAGTQAGALAGIVSGSGPTCAFLCASATSALDVGAELADAGVCRSVRVASGPVHGARVVPAPSTPV, translated from the coding sequence GTGCCGGCCTGGAACGGAAACATCGCCTCGGAGTGGGTGCCCACTGGGTCGGTCACCGTGCGGGTGCCCGGCAAGGTCAACCTCTACCTGGGTGTCGGGGATGTCCGTGACGACGGTTATCACGAGCTGACCACCGTCTTTCACGCCGTTTCGCTGCTCGACGAGGTCACCGTGCGCAACGCCGACGTGCTGTCGCTGGAGATGTCGGGTGAAGGGGTGGATTCGCTGCCCGCCGACGAGCGCAACCTGGCCTGGCAGGCGGCCGAGCTGATGGCCGATCACGTCGGGCGCGCACCCGACGTGGCGATCGCGATCGAGAAGTCGATCCCGGTGGCCGGCGGCATGGCAGGCGGCAGCGCCGACGCGGCCGCGGTGCTGGTGGGCATCAACACGCTGTGGGAACTCGGCGTGCCCCGCCGCGACCTGCACGCGCTGGCCGCCCAGCTCGGCAGCGACGTGCCGTTCGCGCTGCACGGCGGCACCGCGCTGGGCACCGGCCGCGGCGAGGAGCTGGCTACCGTGTTGGCCCGCAACACTTTCCATTGGGTGCTGGCGTTCGCCGACGGTGGGCTGTCGACACCGGCGGTGTTCGCCGAGATCGACCGGATGCGCGACACCGGCGCCAAACGTGCCCACCCCCCGCGGCTCGACGACCCCGAACCGGTGCTGGCCGCCCTGGCGTCGGGCGATCCGAAGACGTTGGCCCCGCTGCTGGGAAACGACCTGCAGCCGGCGGCGTTGAGCCTGGATCCCGCGCTGGCCCGCACGCTGGCGGCCGGCACGCAAGCCGGCGCGCTGGCGGGCATCGTGTCCGGATCCGGTCCGACGTGTGCGTTCCTGTGCGCGTCGGCGACGTCCGCGCTCGACGTCGGCGCCGAATTGGCCGACGCGGGGGTGTGCCGCAGTGTCCGGGTGGCCAGCGGCCCCGTGCACGGTGCCCGGGTCGTCCCGGCGCCGTCGACGCCGGTGTGA